The Dermochelys coriacea isolate rDerCor1 chromosome 7, rDerCor1.pri.v4, whole genome shotgun sequence genome window below encodes:
- the DDIT4 gene encoding DNA damage-inducible transcript 4 protein has protein sequence MPGVWDSFSSSLPPIPEQRENQPSPIFSRGKSWQQEAPDRCVRAESSDCESLDSSLSCEGDAEYLDEVSLPDFDLLNDPEDELLCNNLMKLIQVSLNKANINSKRCSRLVMPSQLVTQVSKELLHLAYSEPCGLRGALIDLCVEQGKGCHSVGQIAVDPNLVPTFQLTLVLRLDSRLWPKIQGLLSSGTSFTPGFSQSLKLSTGFRVIKKKLYSSEQLLIEEC, from the exons ATGCCGGGCGTGTGGGACAGCTTCTCTTCCTCGCTGCCTCCCattccagagcagagagagaaccAGCCCTCACCCATCTTCTCTCGGGGAAAGAGCTGGCAGCAGGAAGCTCCCGATCGCTGTGTCAGAGCGGAGAGCTCCGATTGTGAATCCCTGGACAGCAGCTTGAGCTGTGAAGGAG ATGCAGAGTACCTGGATGAAGTTTCTCTGCCAGACTTTGACTTGTTAAATGACCCTGAAGACGAACTCCTATGTAACAATCTCATGAAACTAATCCAAGTCAGTCTGAACAAAGCCAACATCAATTCCAAGCGCTGCTCCAGACTTGTGATGCCAAGCCAGCTTGTCACTCAAGTCAGCAAAGAGCTGCTTCACCTGGCTTATAGTGAGCCCTGTGGCCTGAGAGGTGCCCTTATTGACCTGTGTGTTGAACAAGGGAAGGGGTGTCACAGTGTGGGGCAGATTGCAGTGGATCCGAATCTTGTGCCTACTTTCCAGCTGACCCTTGTGTTAAGATTGGACTCCCGGCTCTGGCCTAAAATCCAGGGACTTCTTAGCTCTGGGACTTCTTTCACTCCAGGCTTCAGTCAGTCGCTGAAGCTGAGCACTGGATTCAGAGTCATTAAAAAGAAGCTTTACAGCTCTGAGCAGTTGCTAATAGAGGAGTGCTGA